A part of Halodesulfovibrio marinisediminis DSM 17456 genomic DNA contains:
- a CDS encoding UDP-glucuronic acid decarboxylase family protein — protein MTFTPKKRVLVTGGAGFLGAHLCKRLLEKQCEVVCVDNFFTGTKENIVHLLEDPYFELLRHDITFPLYVEVDEIYNLACPASPIHYQYDPVQTVKTSVHGSINMLGLAKRTGAKIFQASTSEVYGDPEIHPQTEDYWGRVNPKGIRSCYDEGKRCAETLFFDYQRQYDVKIKVARIFNTYGPQMHPHDGRVVSNFIIQALREEPVTIYGNGMQTRSFCFVDDLVEGMIRLMDRTDDSFGGPVNLGNPHEITIRELAEKVIELTNSNSVLKFNLLPHDDPKQRMPDISLAREKLNWSPTTSLEEGLQKTIEYFKSKKE, from the coding sequence ATGACTTTTACACCGAAAAAGCGAGTGCTGGTAACAGGCGGAGCAGGGTTCCTCGGGGCGCATTTGTGTAAGCGTTTGTTGGAAAAACAGTGTGAAGTAGTGTGTGTGGACAATTTTTTCACAGGCACCAAAGAGAATATTGTCCACCTGCTTGAAGATCCATATTTTGAGTTACTCCGGCATGACATAACTTTTCCGCTCTATGTTGAGGTAGATGAAATTTACAACCTCGCGTGTCCGGCATCACCGATACATTATCAGTATGACCCTGTTCAGACAGTAAAAACCAGTGTGCATGGTTCTATTAATATGTTGGGACTCGCAAAGCGTACCGGTGCAAAGATATTTCAGGCTTCCACATCAGAAGTATATGGCGATCCAGAAATACACCCGCAGACAGAAGATTACTGGGGCAGGGTTAATCCTAAAGGGATTCGTTCCTGCTATGATGAAGGGAAGCGTTGTGCGGAGACGCTTTTTTTCGATTACCAGCGTCAGTATGATGTAAAAATAAAAGTAGCTCGTATCTTTAATACATATGGTCCGCAGATGCATCCGCATGACGGGCGTGTCGTATCTAATTTTATTATTCAAGCTCTCAGAGAAGAGCCTGTGACAATTTACGGTAACGGGATGCAGACCCGCTCGTTTTGCTTTGTGGATGATCTGGTAGAAGGCATGATCCGCCTTATGGATAGAACAGATGATTCGTTCGGGGGGCCAGTAAATTTAGGTAATCCTCACGAGATAACTATCCGTGAATTGGCTGAAAAAGTTATTGAACTCACGAATTCTAATTCCGTGCTTAAATTTAATCTTCTTCCGCATGATGATCCGAAACAGCGTATGCCGGATATCAGCTTGGCTCGTGAAAAGCTTAATTGGTCTCCAACAACGAGCCTCGAAGAGGGATTACAGAAGACCATTGAGTACTTCAAAAGCAAAAAAGAATAA
- the epsC gene encoding serine O-acetyltransferase EpsC gives MQRNYAELEQHNMTELDNVVEELCAPESYAAVYHRSKHDAPMPSTEALLELVERLKAALFPGYFGDKTVRLESMRYHLSANLDSIYRILAEQIKRGGCFICAEFADECTSCEEHSRTTAMKFVQSLPKLRRLLASDVKAAFEGDPAAKTPGETIFCYPSITAMIHHRIAHELYRLEVPIIPRIISEMAHSNTGIDIHPGAQIGEEFFIDHGTGVVIGETCIIGKCCRLYQGVTLGALSFPKDSDGLLVKGNLRHPILEDNVTVYAGATVLGRITIGHDTMIGGNVWITHDVEPNSKVVQSRTTKPKKEEKLVGEKA, from the coding sequence ATGCAACGTAATTACGCTGAACTGGAGCAACACAATATGACAGAACTCGACAATGTCGTTGAAGAGCTCTGCGCTCCAGAATCTTACGCTGCGGTATACCATCGTTCCAAACACGATGCCCCAATGCCTTCAACAGAGGCATTGCTTGAACTGGTAGAACGACTTAAGGCTGCCCTTTTCCCAGGCTATTTTGGGGATAAAACCGTACGCCTTGAATCCATGCGGTACCATCTGTCTGCAAACCTTGATTCTATTTATCGAATTCTTGCAGAACAAATTAAACGCGGTGGTTGTTTTATCTGTGCTGAGTTTGCTGACGAGTGCACTTCTTGCGAAGAACATTCACGTACCACAGCCATGAAGTTTGTTCAGTCGCTGCCAAAGCTGCGTAGACTTCTTGCTTCAGACGTAAAAGCTGCATTTGAAGGCGACCCTGCCGCAAAAACTCCAGGTGAAACCATCTTCTGTTACCCATCTATTACAGCGATGATTCATCACCGTATTGCACACGAACTCTACCGTCTTGAGGTTCCTATTATCCCTCGTATCATCAGTGAAATGGCTCACTCCAACACTGGAATCGACATTCACCCGGGTGCTCAGATTGGTGAAGAGTTCTTTATTGACCATGGTACAGGCGTCGTAATAGGCGAAACCTGCATCATTGGTAAATGCTGCCGTCTCTATCAGGGGGTAACTCTCGGTGCGTTGTCATTCCCTAAAGACAGCGATGGACTGCTTGTAAAAGGCAACCTGCGCCACCCAATCCTTGAAGACAATGTTACTGTTTATGCAGGGGCAACAGTGCTTGGGCGCATCACCATCGGTCACGATACCATGATAGGTGGTAACGTCTGGATTACACATGATGTGGAACCAAACTCAAAAGTTGTTCAGTCACGCACTACTAAGCCGAAGAAAGAAGAAAAATTGGTGGGCGAAAAGGCCTAA
- the cysK gene encoding cysteine synthase A, with amino-acid sequence MNIADSMIDLVGKTPLVRLNRVSENVEAEVIGKLESMNPCFSVKDRIGFNMVQTAIDSGKTNEETVFVEATSGNTGIGIAFTCAVKGFPLILTMPESMSQERRALLKGFGAQLILTPAAKGMAGAVEEANRITEENPNAIHLQQFANEANPAIHRKTTAKEILADTDGTIDIFVAGVGTGGTITGVGSVLKQHNKEIKCVAVEPDASPVLSGGEAGPHAIQGIGAGFIPEVLDRNVIDEIIRVTNEDALAMARRLMKEEGIMCGISSGANAYAALQLAKRPENKGKRIVFIICDTAERYLSTPLFTEAD; translated from the coding sequence ATGAACATTGCAGATTCAATGATTGACCTTGTTGGCAAAACACCATTAGTGCGACTCAACCGCGTTTCAGAAAACGTTGAGGCAGAAGTTATCGGCAAGCTTGAGTCCATGAACCCATGCTTCTCCGTTAAAGACCGTATTGGCTTCAACATGGTGCAGACCGCTATTGATTCCGGTAAAACTAATGAAGAGACTGTATTTGTTGAAGCAACTAGCGGTAACACCGGCATCGGCATTGCCTTCACCTGCGCTGTAAAAGGCTTTCCACTTATTCTCACCATGCCGGAATCCATGAGTCAGGAACGCCGAGCCCTGCTCAAAGGTTTTGGTGCTCAGCTCATCCTGACCCCAGCCGCTAAAGGCATGGCTGGCGCTGTTGAAGAAGCAAACCGCATTACTGAAGAAAACCCTAATGCCATCCATCTTCAGCAGTTTGCAAACGAAGCAAACCCTGCAATTCACCGTAAGACAACTGCAAAAGAAATTCTCGCAGACACTGACGGCACCATCGATATTTTTGTTGCAGGCGTAGGAACTGGCGGCACAATTACCGGTGTTGGTTCCGTACTTAAACAACATAACAAAGAAATTAAGTGCGTTGCTGTCGAACCAGATGCATCACCTGTTCTTTCAGGCGGCGAAGCCGGTCCTCATGCAATTCAGGGCATCGGGGCAGGTTTTATACCGGAAGTACTCGACAGGAACGTGATTGATGAAATAATACGAGTAACCAACGAAGACGCACTCGCCATGGCACGTCGCCTTATGAAAGAAGAAGGTATCATGTGCGGGATTTCGTCTGGAGCAAATGCATACGCGGCGTTACAGCTCGCAAAACGACCAGAAAACAAAGGTAAGCGCATCGTATTTATTATCTGCGACACAGCAGAGCGTTACCTTTCAACCCCGCTTTTTACAGAAGCTGACTAG
- the nifS gene encoding cysteine desulfurase NifS: MTTIYLDNNATTKIDPLVLKEMMPFLTDYYGNPSSMHKFGGQVSSHIAKARHRLASLLNVQPDEIIFTAGGTESDNTAIYSALESQPGKKHLITTRVEHPAILNVCRHLEEHGYEVTYLDVDEKGQLNLDDLRAALRPDTAIVSIMYANSETGVIFPMQEIAKIVKGQGVMLHTDAVQAVGKIDLNLQTLPVDYLSLSGHKIHGPKGIGALFVRKGVPFRPHLRGGHQEHGRRAGTENTASIVGLGKAAELAQLNMDIESNGVKHMRDVLEEGLLKAIPQAIINGDTEHRLPNTTNISFKHVEGEAILLMMDGFGIAASSGSACTSGSLEPSHVLRAMGVPFTFAHGSIRFSLSRFNTDEEIKVVLQELPPIIKRLREISPFKCNNSADAPKCPC; the protein is encoded by the coding sequence GTGACAACAATCTATCTTGATAACAACGCAACCACAAAAATTGACCCACTCGTACTGAAGGAAATGATGCCGTTTCTTACAGATTACTACGGCAATCCTTCCAGTATGCACAAATTCGGTGGTCAAGTCAGTTCACATATTGCCAAGGCACGTCATCGGCTTGCGTCTCTTTTGAACGTACAACCAGATGAAATTATTTTCACCGCAGGCGGTACAGAAAGTGACAACACAGCTATTTACTCAGCGCTTGAATCACAGCCGGGTAAAAAGCATCTCATCACCACCCGTGTCGAACACCCTGCAATCCTTAACGTGTGCCGTCATCTCGAAGAACATGGTTATGAAGTAACCTATCTTGATGTAGATGAAAAAGGTCAGCTCAACCTTGATGACCTTCGTGCAGCCTTACGTCCTGACACCGCTATTGTTTCCATCATGTACGCTAACAGCGAAACCGGCGTTATCTTCCCGATGCAGGAAATCGCCAAGATAGTTAAAGGACAAGGCGTAATGCTGCACACTGATGCTGTGCAAGCTGTCGGTAAAATAGACCTCAACCTCCAGACACTTCCTGTGGACTACCTGTCCCTTTCCGGCCACAAAATTCACGGCCCTAAAGGCATCGGTGCATTATTTGTTCGCAAAGGTGTTCCATTCCGTCCTCACCTGCGTGGAGGACACCAGGAACATGGACGCCGTGCCGGTACCGAAAACACTGCGTCAATCGTTGGTCTTGGTAAAGCTGCAGAACTAGCTCAGCTGAACATGGATATTGAAAGCAACGGCGTTAAACATATGCGCGACGTTCTTGAGGAAGGACTTCTCAAAGCTATCCCTCAAGCTATCATTAACGGTGACACAGAACACAGATTGCCAAATACCACCAACATCTCCTTTAAACATGTTGAAGGTGAAGCAATCCTGCTCATGATGGATGGATTTGGTATTGCAGCAAGCTCCGGCTCTGCATGCACATCCGGAAGTCTTGAACCATCTCACGTACTCCGCGCAATGGGCGTGCCGTTCACCTTCGCGCACGGCTCCATCCGATTCTCTCTTTCCCGCTTTAACACCGATGAAGAAATCAAAGTAGTACTTCAGGAGCTTCCTCCTATCATTAAGCGCCTACGTGAAATTTCTCCTTTCAAGTGTAACAACAGCGCAGACGCGCCGAAATGTCCCTGTTAA
- the nifU gene encoding Fe-S cluster assembly protein NifU: MWEYTEKVREHFLNPKNVGEMKDASAVGEVGSLACGDALRLYLKIDDNDRIVDATFQTFGCASAIASSSALTELLKGKTLEEAEQISNKDIAEFLGGLPEEKMHCSVMGQEALEVAIKTYRGEPVEVHEHEGNIVCHCFGVTDEQIMRAVKENGLTTVEDVTHYTKAGGGCGNCIDDIQRIIDEATGKAAVCEVPKTPTRPVLSNIERMQLVMKVLNEEIRPRLKQDGGDVDLIDIEGHIVKVALRGMCTSCPSSQLTLKNVVEKALQEQVEPELTVVEVSQ; encoded by the coding sequence ATGTGGGAATACACTGAAAAAGTGCGCGAGCACTTCTTAAACCCAAAGAATGTAGGTGAGATGAAAGACGCCAGCGCTGTTGGCGAGGTGGGAAGCCTTGCTTGTGGTGATGCGCTTAGACTCTACCTTAAAATAGATGACAATGACCGTATCGTTGACGCCACATTCCAGACCTTCGGGTGCGCCAGCGCTATTGCATCATCTTCTGCACTGACTGAATTGCTTAAAGGCAAAACTCTCGAAGAAGCAGAACAGATTTCCAACAAAGATATCGCCGAATTTCTGGGCGGTCTTCCTGAAGAGAAAATGCACTGCTCCGTTATGGGGCAGGAAGCGTTAGAAGTTGCGATTAAAACCTACCGCGGTGAGCCTGTAGAAGTTCACGAGCACGAAGGTAACATCGTATGCCATTGTTTTGGCGTTACCGATGAGCAGATTATGCGTGCTGTGAAAGAAAACGGCCTCACAACTGTAGAAGATGTTACACACTACACCAAAGCTGGTGGCGGCTGTGGTAACTGCATCGACGATATTCAACGAATCATCGATGAAGCCACAGGTAAAGCTGCTGTGTGTGAAGTGCCAAAGACACCAACCCGCCCTGTTCTTTCTAATATTGAGCGTATGCAGCTCGTAATGAAAGTGCTCAACGAGGAAATCCGTCCACGCCTGAAACAGGACGGCGGCGACGTTGACCTTATTGATATTGAGGGACACATTGTAAAAGTTGCGCTGCGCGGCATGTGCACTAGCTGCCCATCCAGCCAGCTGACTCTCAAGAATGTTGTGGAAAAGGCATTGCAGGAACAGGTAGAACCTGAACTTACCGTTGTGGAGGTATCGCAGTGA
- a CDS encoding HD-GYP domain-containing protein, whose product MTQAVPQVPLSEDLSHDFFPVLPSLVLRSTRGNYDIYIRSEDSFALYAKAGDSFTEHHERILLNSGRKNVYIRHDQRPEYFDHITSHLGEALLDEKIPRPARAQIFYETSLEIVEDIFSKELPPTIDRGQFNRVFEFVTKGVSFLTLENSLQTMGSIIAHDYQTYSHSLHVFVYSQLILQTYSFAERDMVQFGLGAILHDIGKKKISETILTKPGKLTSIERQHINTHPVHGAGICARLPLSQDALNCILFHHEKLDGSGYPCGLNDPDIPLPVRAVTIADIYDAIRSSRPYSDGTDAFRTLRIMKEEMATQIDMNVFRRFIEILSGNNVI is encoded by the coding sequence ATGACACAAGCTGTTCCCCAAGTACCTCTTAGTGAGGATCTGTCGCACGACTTTTTCCCCGTCCTGCCTTCACTGGTCTTGCGTTCGACCCGTGGGAACTACGACATTTATATCCGCAGTGAAGATTCCTTTGCGCTCTATGCTAAAGCTGGAGACAGTTTTACTGAGCATCATGAACGAATCCTGCTCAATAGCGGCCGAAAAAATGTTTATATCAGGCACGATCAACGACCGGAATATTTTGACCACATTACATCCCATCTCGGCGAAGCACTGCTCGACGAAAAAATTCCAAGACCCGCAAGAGCGCAAATTTTTTACGAGACATCCCTAGAAATCGTAGAAGATATCTTTTCTAAAGAACTTCCTCCCACTATAGATCGAGGCCAGTTCAACAGGGTTTTTGAATTTGTAACAAAGGGTGTAAGTTTTCTTACTCTGGAAAATTCCCTTCAAACCATGGGCTCAATCATTGCTCATGACTATCAAACCTATTCACATTCACTACATGTCTTTGTTTACTCCCAGCTTATTCTGCAAACATATTCATTTGCAGAGCGGGACATGGTGCAGTTCGGGCTTGGAGCCATCCTGCACGACATTGGTAAGAAAAAAATTTCAGAAACAATTCTCACTAAACCCGGAAAACTAACTTCAATTGAACGGCAGCATATCAATACCCACCCAGTACATGGTGCCGGTATATGCGCACGCCTTCCACTTTCACAAGACGCTCTCAACTGCATTCTTTTCCACCATGAAAAACTTGATGGTTCAGGCTATCCTTGCGGGCTTAATGATCCGGACATTCCTCTTCCGGTTCGAGCTGTAACCATTGCGGACATCTATGATGCCATCAGGTCTTCAAGACCATATTCAGATGGAACTGATGCGTTCAGAACCTTGCGAATTATGAAGGAAGAAATGGCGACACAAATTGATATGAATGTATTCAGAAGGTTTATCGAAATACTGAGCGGAAATAATGTGATTTAG
- a CDS encoding amino acid ABC transporter permease encodes MQYIYRKIFHHIHPDSRAIAVDLAMYLAVITAFVWSIFSGAEASGYNWQWSRVPRYLFTLSDGAFHAGPLLTGLGVTLEITCYSMVLAFAFGLIAVLFRFSRSIVARYVAIFYVELIRNTPLMLQVLIMYFVIAPVLEMERFLSAVLALALFEGAYIAEIFRAGISSVPKGQWEAAESVGLSRFHTYRLIVLPQAIRATLPPLTGQAVSLVKDSALVSVIAIYDLTMQGQAIISETYLTFEIWFIVAFIYLVITVGLSFVVHYLEKKYSYDL; translated from the coding sequence ATGCAGTATATCTATCGTAAAATTTTTCATCATATTCATCCTGACTCTCGAGCCATTGCCGTTGATTTAGCTATGTATCTTGCTGTGATTACAGCTTTTGTCTGGAGTATCTTTTCCGGTGCAGAGGCGTCTGGCTATAACTGGCAGTGGAGTAGAGTCCCTCGTTATCTTTTTACGCTTTCAGACGGAGCATTTCATGCAGGGCCGTTACTTACAGGCCTTGGAGTCACACTTGAAATCACTTGTTACTCCATGGTGCTGGCATTTGCTTTCGGGCTGATAGCCGTACTCTTTAGATTTTCACGTTCGATAGTTGCCCGTTATGTAGCTATTTTTTATGTCGAACTCATTCGTAATACGCCGTTAATGCTTCAGGTGTTAATAATGTACTTTGTTATTGCACCGGTTTTGGAAATGGAGCGCTTTCTTTCTGCTGTTCTTGCTTTGGCACTTTTTGAAGGAGCCTATATTGCAGAGATTTTCAGGGCAGGCATTAGTTCGGTTCCTAAGGGGCAATGGGAGGCTGCCGAAAGTGTGGGGCTTAGCCGTTTTCACACCTACAGGCTTATAGTACTGCCGCAGGCAATTCGAGCCACGTTACCGCCCCTCACTGGACAGGCGGTGTCTTTGGTAAAAGATTCCGCATTGGTTTCGGTTATTGCAATTTATGATCTGACGATGCAGGGACAGGCTATCATTTCGGAAACCTATCTTACATTTGAGATATGGTTTATAGTGGCGTTTATTTATTTAGTGATTACAGTTGGTTTATCTTTTGTTGTACATTATTTGGAAAAGAAATATTCGTATGACCTCTAG
- a CDS encoding transporter substrate-binding domain-containing protein, which translates to MGKAILKTVSTLLLVVVFCLPAAAQNVMSELNKESVISKVIERNKLRVGFSTFVPWAMKDKNGNFIGFEIDVMKELAKDLGVEIEFVPTTWSGIIPALLSDKFDVIIGGMSVTTQRNLKVNFTDPYDYTGIGILASLKKGGNIHSLEDVNKDGVIIVARIGSTPAAAAKEYFPKAEIRLFEKETQCVQELMTGRAAVMLASAPLPAFKAYEFPKKLFVPVKGTFTKEPIAFALRKGDPDTLNVLNNWIRIKHDSGWLTARKDYWFEGKQWESLLK; encoded by the coding sequence GTGGGTAAAGCTATATTGAAAACAGTGAGTACCTTACTGCTTGTTGTGGTATTTTGCCTTCCTGCAGCTGCGCAGAATGTCATGTCCGAGTTGAATAAGGAAAGCGTGATTTCTAAAGTGATTGAACGTAATAAGCTGCGTGTAGGTTTTTCAACTTTTGTTCCTTGGGCAATGAAAGATAAGAACGGTAATTTTATCGGCTTTGAAATCGATGTAATGAAGGAGCTCGCCAAAGACCTTGGTGTTGAAATTGAATTTGTTCCGACAACTTGGTCCGGTATTATTCCTGCGCTGCTTTCAGATAAGTTTGATGTCATTATTGGCGGTATGTCTGTAACGACACAGCGTAATCTCAAAGTGAACTTTACAGATCCTTACGACTACACCGGAATCGGTATTCTTGCTTCACTGAAAAAAGGTGGCAACATTCACTCCTTGGAAGATGTAAATAAAGACGGTGTGATTATTGTTGCCCGCATTGGCTCAACTCCAGCTGCCGCCGCTAAAGAATATTTTCCTAAAGCAGAAATTCGTCTTTTTGAAAAAGAAACACAGTGTGTGCAGGAGCTTATGACTGGTCGTGCAGCCGTAATGCTTGCCAGTGCTCCGCTTCCTGCGTTTAAGGCATACGAGTTCCCGAAAAAACTTTTTGTGCCGGTAAAAGGGACATTTACAAAAGAACCTATCGCATTTGCTCTCCGTAAAGGCGATCCGGATACATTGAATGTTCTTAATAACTGGATTCGTATCAAGCACGATTCCGGCTGGCTTACAGCCCGTAAGGACTACTGGTTCGAAGGCAAACAGTGGGAGTCCCTGCTTAAGTAG
- a CDS encoding amino acid ABC transporter permease has protein sequence MQHKRYKPVLLDYILLALIGGGILYFYWQLENELQYEWSWETIPQFLLKNSNGTWEPNFLLEGLFTTIRLSIWATLLASVVGVLMGLARVSQSHFGQMISRTYVEIVRNMPPIVLIFISYFFLSAQLTQYLSLDTAVQDLPPWLHSVISIVFCKPSQVVQFVTGVITLGLYEGAYITEIVRGGVNSVQRGQWEASASLGFNRFDQLRLVVLPQALKVIIPPLAGQFISTIKDSAILSVISIQELTFQGLELMASTYLVFEIWITIAMMYLLLTLGCSILSRWVERALVWKN, from the coding sequence ATGCAGCACAAACGATACAAACCTGTTCTCCTCGATTATATCCTGCTGGCACTTATTGGTGGCGGCATTCTCTATTTCTACTGGCAGTTGGAAAACGAGTTGCAATATGAGTGGAGCTGGGAAACCATCCCACAATTTCTTTTGAAGAATTCAAATGGGACATGGGAGCCTAACTTTTTACTCGAAGGCCTTTTCACTACAATTCGTTTAAGCATATGGGCGACGCTTCTTGCTTCCGTAGTGGGAGTGTTGATGGGACTTGCGCGGGTGAGTCAGAGCCATTTTGGGCAGATGATTTCACGTACCTATGTAGAGATAGTGCGCAACATGCCACCTATTGTGCTCATTTTTATTTCGTACTTTTTTCTGTCTGCACAACTAACCCAATATTTATCGCTTGATACAGCTGTACAAGATCTTCCACCCTGGCTGCATTCTGTCATTTCGATTGTATTTTGCAAGCCATCGCAGGTTGTCCAGTTTGTAACTGGGGTCATAACACTTGGTTTATATGAAGGCGCATATATTACAGAAATTGTTCGTGGTGGCGTCAATAGTGTGCAGCGAGGGCAATGGGAAGCATCCGCATCGCTCGGCTTTAATCGTTTTGATCAGTTGAGACTTGTTGTGCTGCCGCAGGCACTCAAGGTAATTATTCCACCGCTTGCAGGGCAGTTTATTTCAACAATTAAAGACTCAGCCATCCTGTCAGTAATTTCTATTCAAGAACTGACTTTTCAAGGACTGGAACTGATGGCGTCTACCTATTTGGTATTCGAAATCTGGATCACCATTGCTATGATGTATCTTTTGTTGACTCTTGGTTGTTCTATATTGTCCCGTTGGGTGGAACGTGCTTTGGTATGGAAGAATTAG
- a CDS encoding rhodanese-like domain-containing protein — MEEHIDVCPHLSDVLREMDIAFLVAGEYGITVEEASKFIDHDHFVFLDVRTHEEAKTLRFSFAKHIPLNELPDRMSEVPRDKFIITFCLSGFRASMAYTYLRTQGYDEIKALKGRLDQLAGAMTPERFYSLR; from the coding sequence ATGGAAGAGCATATCGATGTCTGCCCACACCTTTCAGATGTTCTACGCGAAATGGACATAGCATTTCTCGTTGCGGGTGAATATGGGATAACAGTTGAAGAGGCCAGTAAATTTATCGACCACGACCATTTTGTATTTCTGGATGTAAGAACACACGAAGAAGCGAAGACGTTACGCTTTTCATTCGCAAAACATATTCCGCTGAATGAACTTCCAGACCGGATGAGTGAAGTGCCTCGCGATAAGTTCATCATCACCTTCTGTCTCTCTGGCTTTAGAGCCTCCATGGCCTACACCTACTTGAGGACACAGGGATATGATGAAATCAAAGCGTTGAAGGGGCGCCTCGACCAACTGGCCGGAGCTATGACACCTGAGCGCTTCTACTCATTACGCTAA
- a CDS encoding YhjD/YihY/BrkB family envelope integrity protein, whose protein sequence is MGSSFSKMNISSLIHFVTKGMWSVNVKELPLLQRRAVIFCRRLSVIFTGFFVDNCMLRATALAYTTILSIVPFLAVLFSISKGLGVQNSETLRFILLNASAGNTKAVDYLLQYVNNTNVTTLGVIGVATLFVTVISLMGNIESAFNRIWNVKQGRTMWRKFTDFFSIVLVAPILLGVAVSLSVTMQHDSILQGLLSIDAISYVYFQLLKLIPTVMIWFLLFFAYAFIPNLKVQAKSAFVGALVGVFLWKSVENVYISYLVGANNYNLIYGSFAQFPLFLLWIYISWLIVLFGVEICYAIQYGSTEEDKMLAGRTSCYEKSILATAVMATLAKTYRNNGGAVTVESLSDSLQVSQLLVEDALSVLEEKGFAAKVEADNAAYILARPASSTYVSEVITAVCHYHPERVMQYTLQGHPDSIVIVETLYKQLASGKDCTLAEL, encoded by the coding sequence ATGGGTAGTTCTTTTTCTAAGATGAATATATCTTCATTGATTCACTTTGTTACCAAGGGCATGTGGAGTGTTAATGTAAAAGAATTGCCTTTGCTGCAACGAAGGGCGGTTATTTTTTGCAGGCGTCTATCTGTTATATTTACAGGTTTTTTTGTCGATAACTGCATGTTACGGGCAACAGCACTAGCTTACACAACCATTCTTTCAATCGTGCCGTTTCTTGCTGTTCTATTTTCCATTTCTAAGGGGCTGGGCGTTCAAAATAGCGAGACATTGCGTTTTATTCTTCTTAACGCATCTGCTGGAAACACAAAGGCTGTGGATTATCTTCTGCAGTATGTGAACAATACTAATGTCACCACCCTTGGTGTTATCGGTGTTGCCACGTTATTTGTTACAGTTATCTCCTTGATGGGGAATATTGAGTCTGCATTCAATAGGATATGGAATGTAAAGCAAGGGCGCACAATGTGGCGCAAGTTTACAGACTTTTTCTCTATAGTTCTTGTTGCACCTATTTTACTTGGTGTTGCTGTTAGCTTAAGCGTAACAATGCAGCACGATTCTATCCTGCAGGGATTGCTCAGTATTGATGCCATAAGCTATGTCTATTTCCAGTTGTTGAAACTGATCCCGACTGTGATGATCTGGTTCCTGCTTTTTTTTGCGTATGCTTTTATCCCGAACCTTAAGGTTCAGGCAAAAAGTGCTTTTGTCGGTGCACTGGTAGGCGTCTTTCTTTGGAAGAGCGTTGAAAATGTGTACATTTCGTATCTTGTTGGTGCGAATAACTACAACCTTATCTATGGCAGCTTTGCGCAGTTTCCGCTCTTTCTTCTTTGGATTTACATCAGTTGGTTGATCGTGTTGTTCGGTGTGGAGATTTGTTACGCTATTCAATACGGTTCTACTGAAGAAGATAAAATGCTGGCAGGCAGAACCAGTTGTTATGAAAAATCCATACTTGCTACAGCAGTAATGGCAACACTTGCCAAGACATACAGAAATAATGGCGGGGCAGTGACTGTGGAGTCTTTGAGTGACAGTCTCCAAGTATCGCAACTTCTTGTGGAGGATGCACTTAGCGTACTGGAAGAAAAAGGATTTGCTGCAAAGGTTGAAGCAGATAACGCTGCGTATATTTTGGCGCGTCCAGCCTCATCAACGTATGTTTCAGAGGTGATTACGGCTGTTTGTCATTATCATCCAGAACGTGTGATGCAGTATACCTTGCAAGGACATCCAGACTCAATCGTTATTGTAGAGACGTTGTATAAGCAGCTTGCCAGTGGAAAAGATTGTACACTTGCTGAATTGTAA